Genomic segment of Zootoca vivipara chromosome 4, rZooViv1.1, whole genome shotgun sequence:
tttttCGGGCAAACAAGTTTAACCAAACCAATATGTTTCGGAGTGAATTTATGCCCATGATTCCTCTAtaaattagcactgtctcttTGCACGCTGGTCTCTTGCCAAGTCCGTCCAAAAATCCAAAGACCCTTCTCACAGCCAGAAGCAGTAAGTTCAGAATAATAATAGGAGTCCAGCAATGACTGGCCCACCCTCAACCGCCAATGCtgctcctttcttttttctttttataatattttattagagttttccaaattacaaaaatagataaacacaaaaagaaaaaactataataataacacaatacaaaaaggataaaataagaaagaaaaatacaaaagaaaacacacaattaaaaattTGTTCACATTGTATATCGGGacccccttgggttcccttcccctgtggttctttagcACGTTTAtactttagcaaattctaccccattttaatcaccttatataatcttattttactcctttcatTTAGCATATTCATAATTTCCACAGTTTGTTTACAACCTAATTCTGATCTTGATAtgtcacttttgcatattttttaaaatataacttaaagtctttccattcttcttcaatcgcttcctctccccggttgcggattcttccggtcatctcagccagttccataaactccatcatcttcacctgccagtcgtcaatcgttggtagtATATGTGATTTCCAGTTCTTGGCAATTAGAATTCCCAATGCTGCTCCCTTTCTGACCTTCCCTCTTTTGGTTCCCCCCCCAGGGCTATGGCGAATGCatccctcctgctcctgctgcgcTCCTTGAACTCGAGCGCCAACTCCTCCGACGCCGACTGCGAGGAAGAAGACCCCTACAAGTGCACCTTCAACGAGGAGTTCAAGTACATCCTCCTGCCCGTCTCCTACAGCCTCGTGTTCGTGGTGGGCCTCTTCCTCAACCTGCTGGCCCTTTACATCTTCCTCTTCCGCATCAAGACCTGGAATGCCTCCACCACCTACATGTTCAACCTGGCCGTGTCGGACACCTTGTACGTGATCTCGCTGCCGCTCCTGGTCTACTACTACGCCAAGAGGAACCACTGGCCCTTCAGCGTGGGCTTGTGCAAGATCGTGCGCTTCCTCTTCTACACCAACCTCTACTGCAGCATCCTCTTCCTGCTCTGTATCAGCATCCAGCGCTTCATGGGCATCTGCCTCCCGCTGAGGTCCCTGGAGTGGGGACAAGTCCGCTACGCCCGCTGGGTCTCGGCCACCGTCTGGGCGGTCGTCATCGCCTGCCAGTCGCCCGTGCTCTACTTCGTCACCACCAGCCCCCGGTGCGACAAGATCACCTGCCACGACACGTCGGCAAAGGACCTCTTCGGGGACTTCATCGTCTACAGCACCGTGATGCTGGTCCTCCTCTTCTGCATCCCGTTCCTCGTTATCATCGTCTGCTACTCCCTGATGGCCCGCCGGTTGCTCCAGCCAACGCGCGGTACCACCCGGATGTCCAGCTCCAAGAAGAAGTCGCTCAAGATGATTGCCGTCGTCCTGGCGGTCTTCATCATCTGCTTCTTGCCCTTCCACATCACTCGGACCTTGTACTATTACTTCCGCGACTGGGACCTCAGCTGCGCCACTCTGGACGCCATCAACTTGGCGTACAAGCTCACCCGGCCCCTGGCTAGCACCAACAGCTGCCTGGACCCTATCTTGTACTTTTTGGCAGGGCAGAAGTTTGTGAAATTTGCCTGCCCCAAAACGCCGGCGCCGGGTGAGAACCAGACGACCTCGAACACCACCGTCAATTGCCGCCTGCGGGCCAGAGACCAGTTAGCGATGAAAGCGAAAAGCATTGTGTCTTAGGCACTCGACATTTCTGCCTTCGCCCATCTGCAAAGTGTTACTTA
This window contains:
- the P2RY2 gene encoding P2Y purinoceptor 2 — protein: MANASLLLLLRSLNSSANSSDADCEEEDPYKCTFNEEFKYILLPVSYSLVFVVGLFLNLLALYIFLFRIKTWNASTTYMFNLAVSDTLYVISLPLLVYYYAKRNHWPFSVGLCKIVRFLFYTNLYCSILFLLCISIQRFMGICLPLRSLEWGQVRYARWVSATVWAVVIACQSPVLYFVTTSPRCDKITCHDTSAKDLFGDFIVYSTVMLVLLFCIPFLVIIVCYSLMARRLLQPTRGTTRMSSSKKKSLKMIAVVLAVFIICFLPFHITRTLYYYFRDWDLSCATLDAINLAYKLTRPLASTNSCLDPILYFLAGQKFVKFACPKTPAPGENQTTSNTTVNCRLRARDQLAMKAKSIVS